From a region of the Georgenia yuyongxinii genome:
- a CDS encoding peroxiredoxin: MPLHPSHVAPDFTLPVAGGGQVSLAELRAAHERGVVVYFYPKAATPGCTTEACDFRDNLASLRGAGFGVVGVSADPVEDLEAFAADQHLTFPLASDADHTVAEAYGTWGPLTFGDRTFDGVHRSTFVVNPDGTLRLAWYDVAADGHVRTLRAELGVLEPVDAAVRP; this comes from the coding sequence ATGCCCCTGCACCCGTCCCACGTCGCCCCGGACTTCACCCTGCCCGTCGCGGGCGGCGGGCAGGTCTCCCTCGCTGAGCTGCGTGCGGCGCACGAGCGCGGGGTGGTCGTGTACTTCTACCCGAAGGCGGCCACGCCCGGGTGCACCACCGAGGCGTGCGACTTCCGCGACAACCTCGCCTCCCTCCGCGGCGCCGGGTTCGGCGTCGTCGGCGTCTCGGCGGATCCGGTCGAAGACCTCGAGGCGTTCGCGGCGGACCAGCACCTGACCTTCCCGCTCGCCTCGGATGCCGACCACACGGTCGCCGAGGCGTACGGCACCTGGGGTCCGCTCACCTTCGGTGACCGCACCTTCGACGGCGTACACCGATCGACCTTCGTGGTGAACCCCGACGGAACGCTCCGGCTCGCCTGGTACGACGTGGCCGCCGACGGGCACGTGCGCACCCTGCGCGCCGAGCTCGGTGTGCTTGAGCCGGTCGACGCCGCCGTCCGGCCCTGA
- a CDS encoding formylglycine-generating enzyme family protein: MIRIPAGRFRMGATGHYSDEGPVHDRTVPGFEIDVNPVTNADFARFVGATGYVTVAERPVDPALVPGAAAEDLAPGSVVFVGTPGPVNLTLWRQWWDWRAGATWRTPHGPGSGIDDKADHPVVQVSYEDAAAYASWAGAFLPTEAEWEYAARGGLDGATYAWGEELRPRGTLMANTWQGRFPYDNTGADGWFGTSPVGSFPPNGFGLADMIGNVWEWTTTPYASTHVVPSCCSPATVGLPLQPVARPATGVARTLKGGSHLCAPEYCERYRPAARSPESEDSATTHIGFRCVRRSGRR; encoded by the coding sequence ATGATCCGTATCCCCGCCGGACGGTTCCGGATGGGCGCGACGGGGCACTACTCCGACGAGGGACCCGTGCACGACCGCACGGTGCCGGGGTTCGAGATCGACGTAAATCCGGTCACCAACGCCGACTTCGCCAGGTTCGTCGGGGCCACTGGTTATGTCACCGTTGCCGAGCGGCCCGTCGACCCCGCCCTCGTTCCCGGTGCCGCCGCGGAAGACCTTGCGCCCGGCTCCGTTGTGTTCGTCGGCACGCCCGGCCCGGTGAACCTCACCCTCTGGCGGCAGTGGTGGGACTGGCGGGCTGGGGCAACCTGGCGGACACCGCACGGACCAGGCAGCGGCATCGACGACAAGGCCGACCACCCAGTGGTACAGGTGAGCTACGAGGATGCCGCCGCGTACGCGTCCTGGGCGGGCGCGTTCCTGCCGACCGAGGCGGAGTGGGAGTACGCCGCCCGTGGCGGGCTCGACGGGGCGACCTACGCATGGGGCGAAGAGCTCAGACCCCGCGGCACTCTCATGGCCAACACCTGGCAGGGACGTTTCCCGTACGACAACACAGGTGCCGACGGCTGGTTCGGGACGTCACCGGTCGGAAGCTTCCCCCCGAACGGTTTCGGCCTTGCTGACATGATCGGAAACGTCTGGGAGTGGACCACCACCCCCTACGCCTCCACGCACGTCGTGCCCTCCTGCTGCAGCCCCGCGACGGTCGGCCTTCCGCTCCAGCCGGTGGCCCGGCCGGCAACCGGCGTCGCGCGGACGCTCAAGGGCGGCTCCCATCTTTGCGCCCCCGAGTATTGCGAGCGCTACCGGCCCGCGGCTCGGTCACCGGAGTCGGAGGACTCGGCGACGACGCACATCGGTTTCCGGTGCGTCAGGCGGTCAGGGCGACGCTAG
- a CDS encoding lipopolysaccharide assembly protein LapA domain-containing protein yields MAQQSPSPASTPGTGGGRTKAGLSGAMLATLAGGGLLLVFILQNRDDVTLQFLVWSFTWPMWLFTIVVAVLGSLVWIGLGLMRRHRRRVARRDARGD; encoded by the coding sequence ATGGCCCAGCAGAGCCCCAGCCCCGCAAGCACTCCTGGAACTGGCGGCGGGCGCACCAAAGCCGGACTGAGCGGCGCGATGCTCGCCACGCTCGCCGGCGGCGGGCTGCTCCTCGTGTTCATCCTGCAGAACCGCGACGACGTCACACTGCAGTTCCTCGTCTGGAGCTTCACCTGGCCGATGTGGCTGTTCACCATCGTGGTGGCCGTACTCGGGTCGCTCGTGTGGATCGGGCTCGGCCTCATGCGGCGTCACCGCCGCCGTGTGGCGAGGCGGGACGCCCGAGGCGACTGA